Within Halonatronomonas betaini, the genomic segment TTGAAGTATAATATTGTTAATAATTTAATTAAAGAGATTAGAGAGATTACATCTGATAAGATCGAAATTAATATTACGGATTCTTTTTATCTATAAAAAACGAATAAAATATTTGACAGTTATTTTATTCTGTGGTAGAATAAATCCGAGGATAAAACTCAAGTATGGGGTGGTATTAAAATGAAGATTTCTACAAGGGGAAGATATTGACTTAGAGCAATGATTGATTTGGCTCTGCATGAAGATGGTAAAGCTATTCCTTTAAGGGTAATAGCTGAAAGAGAAAATATTTCAGAGCAATATTTGGAACAATTATTTGCTAATTTAAGAAAATCAGGTTTAGTAAAAAGTGTAAGAGGTGCCCATGGTGGTTATTTGTTAAACAAAGCCCCAGAGGATATTACAGCAGGAGATATATTCAGGGTACTTGAAGGACCAGTTAGTCCAGTTAATTGTGTTCAGGAAGATTATGAATGTAACCAGAGTGAAGAATGTGCAACCCATGAGTTGTGGAATATTTTAAGTAATCAGATTGAAGAGGTTCTAGACTCTCATACCTTAGAAGACTTAAAAA encodes:
- a CDS encoding RrF2 family transcriptional regulator, coding for MIDLALHEDGKAIPLRVIAERENISEQYLEQLFANLRKSGLVKSVRGAHGGYLLNKAPEDITAGDIFRVLEGPVSPVNCVQEDYECNQSEECATHELWNILSNQIEEVLDSHTLEDLKNKAEKIKSN